A genome region from Alkalimarinus coralli includes the following:
- a CDS encoding copper-binding protein, producing MKNLLNRTSSNRVIATLIFSAMLLPAAGWADANRGHNKNHMNEKGQMMNQAEMGQHMREVMGTGRINKVMADRKMVNIVHEPIAELDWPKMRMNFRTAQEVNLGELKPGQEVTFKLQVNKDNSYVIKQIDVK from the coding sequence ATGAAAAACTTACTAAACCGCACTTCGTCTAACCGTGTGATCGCAACATTGATTTTCAGCGCCATGTTATTGCCAGCAGCCGGATGGGCTGACGCTAACCGTGGGCACAATAAAAACCATATGAACGAGAAAGGCCAGATGATGAATCAGGCAGAGATGGGTCAGCATATGCGAGAGGTCATGGGCACTGGCCGTATCAATAAAGTGATGGCTGACCGCAAGATGGTCAACATTGTTCATGAGCCGATTGCCGAGTTGGATTGGCCAAAGATGCGCATGAATTTTAGAACCGCCCAAGAGGTTAATCTTGGTGAACTAAAACCGGGGCAGGAAGTGACCTTCAAGCTTCAGGTTAATAAAGACAACAGCTATGTGATTAAGCAGATCGACGTTAAGTAG